The genomic stretch ATCATCGAGGGCAAGGTTTGTATATATTCACGTGATTATGTgacttcataaaatattttcgtcaaAAAAATGTGGCCAGTCCCCTCTTAAAAGAATGAGATAAAGTAGGTGTGTTCGATCTTACCGAAGTTTTCAATCTTGACACATGTCACCGAAACttcatatttgtatgtgtatagtttatatttgtaattatatcgaaataggagatatacaaataatttattaacataagaattaacaacattaaatgcttaaatatatatacaaatatgaactaaaataaatatcgaaattTGCAATTAATGAATACACCCAAAATCTGTATCTTggtgtttgttttaaaattaaatttacgtgTTTAATGTTGCATTATAGAATTCGTAAACCCACAAGAGAAACGTGATGAAATAATCTCGGAAATGAGAGGTTAATGGACTGTTTATTACAGAGTAGCTATtgagtatatttgtatatatttaaccaCATTGAGAAAGTTCTGTTAATAAGGTTTACCATCGCtctaattaacaataatttatgtattcagTTTCGActtgcttttcaaccgacttccaaaaggaggaggttatcaattcgtctgtatttttttttttatgatcgtGTAACTATATGATCCGTTTTTTTTTGTCCACAGCCCACCCAAGCTCAATGGAGGATAGTATTCTACATCGCAGGTGGTGTGTACATTTTCTGCGCGACCTTCTATAACCTGTTCGGTTCAGGACGAAGACAAGAGTGGGACAATCCAGCTGAAGATGAGGCGATCGCGAAGAAGGCCGCCGCCAAGAAGGCCAACAAACAAGAGAGGAAAGCCAACAATCCGAACACAGCGGAAACCGCTCAATAGCCTGTTTAAGTTAACGCTCAGTGCACACAACTTGAAAAGCTAAATTGTCTATGAACACAGATCTAAAAACAACGCGAACAAAAGGAGGTTACctataaatatctatacatGATAATTAAACCTCCTTTGTTGGTTGTTATATCTAGAGATCGGTGACTCAACAGGCAGGTTCCTAATTAAATTGgacgatttaaataatataataattgattcaaGTTGTGTCGCCCAGAGTAACGGTTACGATATAAGTTCTAATGTTTTGAATTTTAGGTGAGACTTTAGTGtgcaaaatattgtaattttgtttttgtcattttctttatgttgttttttttttaaatattttattaacaacggACCAGCTTAGAACGTAGGCAATATTCGTGGTTATATAAATTTGACTGAACTGCTTAGTTGTTTCTTATCCGAATAAGTTTATTTTGCATGCTTTTCATATctgtttaatgtatttttagtttaatagtGAAACACATGAGACACGCACATCAAAAAGGCTGTGATAATATCTTGTGTAGAAAAACACAACATGGAATCTATATCGTAACATTATTAAACTTgctatttacctatttattaaaatatatgttaattaagtACCATACaagtattgtttataattttatagcttGAGAGTAGAATAATAGAGATGCATGAACGCTGTAAATGACGATGGGTCCAAGAATTATTCAATGGAAATAACGTTACCGTCCTAGCCAGTGACTACAAAAGCCTCGCAGccttattttgataaaaatcgaatatttgactttaatattatacaaaagcaTCCTggaattttaagattttataaagGAATGCAAAAACTCGAATacgttttaatattgtattaaaatcacaccacagataaaaaaaaacaaaatgtatctaAATTAAATGGAAGGTAAAACCTTATTGTTGctagttgtaaaaaaaaaacaagtatatcTATGCTGCTAAATGAGCCGATTGTAAAACGGTAATgtgaatttctttttattttctgttcgCTCGAAGCGAATGTTGTTGCGATAGTTTAGCAGTATAGTaagatgtaaattatttatggttttAGTTGTACGTAGTACATGCGACGTCAAACGACGATGTGTGCCCAGAGCTGATGTGATCATTctgttaataagtaaatataagcTGTTTTATACcacaaacaatttttaaacgaattattacaattgaattgtataaaaaagtaaaaactcaatttcataatatttttataatctatattatgtgTAATAGGCAGTAATGTTTCAACTATACggaatattattgtttttaaataaactttataacttctgtaatttgtatgtattttagtaCTAGCTACTTATGaggtaaaaagtattttgttaatattttatgattgaaTTATTATTGTCTAGCCAATCTTGCAAGAACCGTCTAGAGTAGAGACTAATCTGTagaaaaattatacaaactttGTGATATCCTTATTAAATGccgattaaatattaaaaatgttgtctACATACTCTACTTGTAGTTTTAGAtaaatacaaaaagtttttattttattctgcttgtttttatttttggtttttctACCTACACTATGGTTTCAACCTTGTGCGTCTATTGaggaataattaattcattcattatattttttaattgaatagatTTTGTTTTGAAACGCGTCATGTTCATTCAATGATTGCTTGACTGATGTTAAGTGTGAAGAAATACAGAAACAATAATTCTTCCTACTTTTAACTTATACTGCTACTACTTTCTTAATAGCAATAATATagtgttaatgtttatttataaaatttgaaggaGCAAAGCTATACAACCTACTCTTACCTAAATAACTGGTACTCACGAGGCATACAAGGCTAACACACACCGTAAGACAATCAAGGGTTATTAGACCCagctttttaataaagaattgatgataaatataattctaaaaaacaAGTTTCTGAACCGGTGGAAGATGTAATTTAACATTGAAACATTACGATCAAAACTAAATTTAgtatcctacttgaataaagaatattttgattttgatacacACAAAATTTACGTGTTTATAAAATGAGCAAAGACAAAGTAAGCATCTGTTTTCTATCGATCTAAAGTAATGCCATATAATGTTAGGTTCATTGAAGTTACATTACTAAAGTAGTTCTTTAGATATtacaagaagaaaaatataatcccaatatatgtatacaattgtatttatgaaaaataattttacttataccATAATCATAGTACAGGACTTGAACACCAAAtctaaaaaaaggtttaatgaaAAACACTTTGATGTATTAATAAGtttgaaacaaattataatatataacgaaatCTTAATTAACTAACAACTTTACTGTAATGTTGCACACTGAACGCTCCAGTACCGCTGCGACAAGGCTGACCCATCATAAGACAACTCGAAGCAGACCTTATAAAATCTTTCTTCGAATTCAAAACAGCCTCCTTCAAAAATATCAATGATGACTCGAAAGACATCTGCTGTAAAGGTGAAGTGGATGCCTCCATTCCTTTACGACTCATTGGTTCAAACACACCATTATACGTCATGTAATCTGCAACCAAGCTCAAATGGCGCGGATCTACTGTGATACCGTAAACGTTGAAAACATTTTGGATCTcctttattataactttattcgCTGCCTCTATTCCATACGTGTTAGCGATAGCGTGAATGTCATTGCTGTATAACTTGTTCAAATCAAGTaggttattatatttaaacatttgaaCGATATTAATACCTTCCGTTTTTATATATAGGACATCCTTTTCTCTGTTAGTAATAGCacgttttatgtttttaatttcatatacaaCTGATCTCATCGCCGCGTCGCGTAACGCTTGAGACAGATCAACCCTTAAGAACGCAATAGGGAAAAGCACGGTTAACTCGCACCATTGGTGATTTTTCGTGTCAAATGTGTAATTTGTGGCGCTGTTTATATTTTCGACGACATTTGCCATTATTTTGCGGTCATCGGCGTTTATGTCTTGAGTTATTTCAACTTCGTCATCATTTTCTTTCATCTGTTGTTCATCTTCCGCTTCATCTTCTGATCTCTCTTCTTCTCCTGATTCAGGATCTTCGTACTCTTGATCTTCTGAACGTTTTTTACGGTTTCTTATCtgtaattagattaaaaaatatatataaagcagattaatatgtatatttaatctgAAATGAAAGTATACATAACTATTAAACTAACTATATCTGCATAATGTTTacgtaaagaaaataaatgggCACAACTATTTTCCTCAttaaggatttatttttaagcgTTATAGATTATGGTATCCAAATTCTAAGTTATTACGATTAaccttgtaaaataataatcgaaaaGTGCTATTGCAAAGATTTAAAAAGATtgctgtttggcgatagaatgaataataataattatatacagagAAAAAAgttttaccaaaaaataaaaactttgttgcaatccttaaaaaaaatatgtcttaaaatagttactattttgCATGTTTCTGTGTTAAGCGTAgcgttaaatgtatatttagaaCTTACTTCAGTATTATCATCATCGTCGTTGGGGCCTTCATCATCAGAACTATCAATTTCTGGATTATCATCGGCTCGGTCTTTGGGTTCTGCCGAAATCTCTTCGTCCTCCTCATCATCACTTCCTGCAGTACGACgtttcttttctttttcagCCGCCCACAAAACACCGCAAGTTGCCTTAGCTTGCTTACGAATTACCGAAAACATCTcattaaagaatttattttgcatatgttttattatttgcgGTGGTTTCAAAGCGTATTGAGTCTTATATTGAGAATGGGGTAAGAACATAAAACGCATCGTAGTTTTTAACTGTCGCTGTGGGCTTGTAACGATTTCGCATTGGACATCAATCTTTTCGAGGACATCAGACACTGTTACTCTATTCATTTTTTGTCGGAGTCTTTccgcttttttatttaaaccagAAATATTGGGTTTAAAAGGTATATCCATGCTGGGAGTTTTCAATTTCGCTGAAGCTGTCATCAAAATTTCTCGCAAACGGGGTATACCCAAAGTAACGTTCATGTCACCTCTACCAGCAAAGTGAAAGGTGTTCAACGTCATCTGAGTTGATGGTTCACCAATTGATTGCGCAGCTAAAAGTCCAACAGGCTCTCCGGGCGCTGCCATTGAGAACAAATATTTAGCACCgataatttcaacgaatttaTCTTTCTCTGTGTATTCATTATGTGAACCTTCATGGCGTTTCTTTAAATAGCTTTGGATCAGACCGTCTAATTGTTCATTAATAGTACCAAACTTATATTCAGGTGACATTTTACTGGGGATCGGATCTGGACATGGTTTTCTcatgtattgttgtttttcttcTTCATCTAAAGAGCGCCACATTTTTTCTAGTTCCCAGTAATAAGGATCACGAGTTTCGTCAGTTGGTTTTTCATCTAGATCAATATCTTTTTTAACAATAGCAGAAAACTGTGTAAAACCACTAGTCCTAACTTTTTCAAAAGGATTTCCGTATttctttttccatttttttaacgatttttGACATTTCGTGATAATTTTGCTATCCGTATTTTCCTTAAGTTTTTTAATGATAGATTTTGCGACGACGGCATTGGAATTTACATCAAGAAACTCTAGctgactttgttttaaaaattgacattttaaaacGTCAAGTCCATCTTCACCATATGCAAATTGAATGACACTGCTGTCGGCATCTCTGACTGTGTTATCATAGGCAACACTTAATCCttctaaatgtttaattaaacatcTTTGTAAGTAACCCGAACGACTTGTTTTTACAGCCGTATCAATAAGACCTTCTCTACCAGCCATACAATGGAAAAAGAATTCCTGTGGTTGTATTCCAGTCATGAAGCGACCATCTATGAAACCACCTGCTCTTGGAGATATATCATAGGGAGGGAAACTTGGTAGTGATCGTCCAGAAATCATCAAAGGCGGTCTTTTGCCTTCTAATTCAATTTGACCTAATAAGCATGAAATCTGCATAGTATTAACGGTTGAACCTTTCGCTCCTGATTGCACcattaattgtaaattgtttgAAGGGAATTTCTCTAACAATCCTTCGGACAGACAAACGGTGTTGATATTATTAGTGTATGAGTCTAGCATGTTTTTATATTGCCTGTCCAAATTCGCACGAAACTTCGGATCTTTTACCAACATTTCACCGATAGTGTCTTTAAGATTATTGTCGTCAACATCAGCGGGTAATTCAGTTGCTTTTACACCAGCAACTCTTCCAGCCTGTCGGACTAAAGATATTATTTCATCACGCTTTTTATCAGCTTCTTCTACAACCAGAATATCTTTGACACCAAGAGTAAAACCAATCCATTGCAAGTAGAAAGTAAAACCCTTTGAAAATGAACTTAAAACTGCACTAGAACTGTCTCCTCCATATAAATCGTACATGCAATGGACTAAGCCATAAGGTGTTGCTCCATAGTGAGTCTTATCCAATACTCCACATAAAAGTTCTCCTTTTCTAATAACCACCTCAGCTTCCGacatttcatttgaatttgaaaatgggGTACCCCCATAATTCCAAGGTCTTGGAGGTTCTTTTTGCCATGCTTTTGCACTAATCTTTGCTTTCCCAGTTAGAGAAATATAGGGTTTACCTTTaggtatgttatttattattatggtaGACAAAACTTGTTTACCCGACCACAGTGTCACTGGTTTTAAAATAGTCGGGggaagtaatttaatttcaccTTTGTGATTAGATAATGCTTGAAAAACTAGCTGTTGATAATCTGCTTTGGTAAAGAAGGTACCACGTAAAGACATCCTCACTCCTGATATGACATGATCTTGAATTAAGCCACTTAGTGGAGTTCCATCCTTTGGTACAAGATATTGCTTCCTTACagacataatattataagccTCGCTTCTAGCAACTTCATTTTGCGGGAAATGTGCATTCATCTCATCACCATCAAAATCAGCGTTATAGGATTTACAATTGGCGTAGTGAAGTCTAAGAGTTTTTTCACCCTTAAGAATTCTAGCTCTGTGAGCCATCATACTGGGCTTGTGCAATGATGGTTGTCGATTTAATATTAGTACATCACCATTCACCAAGTGCCTGTGAACTATCTTCACTCCTGATGTTTTATATTCATCTGGTGTAAGCAATTTTTTTGCAagactttttcttttttctattgaATCTGGAGGTATTCTTATTGTTCTACCATTTTTTACTTCGAGCTTTTCAGCTCCAGGATGTTTATTTGGGCCGTTAATAACCATTTTTCTTAGTTCATCCACATTCCACTCAGTAACAGGTACAGGATATGTAAGTTTAGTAGCAAACGCATCCGGAATACCTATTTCATCTATATCTACATTAGGGTCTGGTGTAATAACCGAACGAGCTGCAAAATTTACTCTTTTACCCATCATATGCATCCTTATTACACCAGTTTTCTTTTCAAGTATCTGCTTCAATCCTTGACTGGTTACACCTTGGCCTTCACAACTGAGTAATTGGTTTATATGTTTCTGTAATTCTTGCCACAATGTGTGCAACTTTTCTGGTGGTGATTTACCCATAACACTTTCATAGGCTTGTCTTGGTTGTTGATCAAGGCTATCAATTGCTTTTTGCTGGTCAGATGCTGTCAAAACTTGCAAAACTACCCTTGCATTATTTGCCGTAACCATTATAGTTTTATACACATTTGTCTGAGGATGTTCAATTAATTCTCCATTTACTATGTTGCATGGTCTAACATTAGGTGGTAACACTGGGACTACTTGCATAAAAAATACACTAGTAATTGGTTTAGTGTTTGCATATTTAAGTATTGGGAAACAGTGTGTAAGAATGTCTTCATCATTTTGCTCTATTGCTTTGCAGTAGAGTTTTAAATCATCTGgcattaatattttgataccCTTACCACCACCCTCAGCACTCAAATTGTACATAATCTTATTATCAGATgttgttactttaattaatttacttctgCAGTATAGACAAGTTTTAGATACGGTTATAgctttaaagaaattattgataattttagtcCGTAACTTAAATGtgttcttattttgaaatatctCTGAAATAGCATCCCTATTCTTTAAAAGCTTTTGATACTTTCTTATAACTTTATTCGGTTTTGTTGGTGATTCGTCAtcctttttattatctttaacatCACCTACAAAATTTTCCAAATCCAAAGCAGCTGTAACTTGACCTGCATCAAGTAATTCTAActgtagttttaatataaacttcaTACGATCATCCATTTggattttaaaacatttgagGCAAGTTATACGAAAAAGTGTATAaatgttctttataaataatggaTTAACAACAACAAGGGGTAGTTCAATATGTCCGAAATGTCCAGGGCAATTTATTAGAGTATTTGTACACGTTGTACAAAAATCATTTCGCTCCCTGATTGGTCCTAAGGCAGGATCGTAGAGACCGGCTTTGGTTGGGTTACCCATAGAATCGAAAGACGTCATGTTTGTAATCTTTGCCACACTAAGTTTTTTGATGTCCTCATCATTAAACATTAGGAATTGAATCGAATCTGGGTGAACGGATGTCAATCCCGTCACGGCGGAAGTAAACCTCGAGTTGAAATCCATGTTTGCTTCTGTAAAAGAAATGTTCTTACAATAACCTTATCATTTCTTacctttaaatgaaatgttataaagacaaaatacaaaaagcttacttattaattttagatacagatgtatattaaaataaatttaattgttttaaaataactaaacaaaatcataatatcATCACATGGCTTTATTTGACGTTCAATTCTCACGTTAAGTTTTGActtttgacattgacattatTTTCACTAGATAACTAATATTGTGGGTTGCAAGTGGGTTGTGGGTAAAGGCGAGGAAGACTTTCTCCCTGTTTATAGAAAGTGTTCCTTAAAGTGGGTAGTCAAGTAAGTAGTATTTGGTAAAATACTGAATTTCATGGATTCTGTCTACTGTCGAATCGTAAGAGGAAATATATACTAGAGTTTATTATATTACCCtatttttatacgaaaataaaattaactgaaGTATACGTATTGCCAAATGTGACTGtgcagaaaaaataataatatgatctaAACAATATtcacaaaatgttatttttctgCCTATAAGTATTGCTAGTTATATCAATGGTCTGTATTTCTTAACCAATTTCAATAGTACACCTATCTTTACTTACAATTCAATACTAAAGTGCatgtcaattaatttattatgaaaaattccaatagtaatataatgaaatgtcTTAGAACCcgacataaaacaaaattctaaaCATAAACGTGTAACGAATTTGTCAGTAGCGGTAACAAACATTAACTTGAGAATGATatacctaatttaaattaaagtctgCAATatatgtatccaccaacccaaaTGGAGGGGCGTGGTAAAATAAGCTCCAAACATTCTGAATACTCCTATTCAGAATATTAGCTCCTATTAAACTCTATTAAAGTCTCCACTTCAACCCAATATTTACgacttgttattattatttttggctTAACCACCGTTTATATCACTGTAAAgtcatttgtatataatgtgtGCTTTGTAATTATATGAATGttagtattcattaaaaattatgttattattacttaccttattttaaaattattattaaaattattgataattatattaaactatacAGTATACAAAGATGTTGCCAGCTTTGATTGATATAGCGTCATATTCTATTTTCTGTATtggcaaaattttaatttatgtgtcAATTATTCACACAGCAACATGGCGGCGCAAGATGAAGTTGACGTATGTGAAAGTTGGGAGGATATGGACGAAATTGGTGTAAGTTTATTTGTGAAATGTAACACTAACGTTACGTATCATCAGTAACAAGGTTAAACAACgtaactgtaaataaaatatctggTTTCAGTTAGACCGGAAGATCAAACTTATGTCTAGCGTACCGCCGCTGAAAGGTTGCAAGGTTACAAACGTAATTGTGGAAGAGAGCGCGTGTATTGGGTCTCAGTGCGTTATGCCGGAGCCAGCTATTCGTATACTAAAGCGTCCGTCGTCACTAGGAAGCGGGCAGCTAAATGGAGAAAGCCGCGCGCGGCCTGTGAAAACATTGGAACAAAGGCAGAAAGAGTATGAGGAGGCTCGCTTAAGGATACTTGGCGAAGCTCGAAGTCCAGAGGACGTTATCGATGATAAGtaagcaaatattattttgtcgaaattttaatgttttatatgtttttaaaagagTTAAAATCTGTTTCAGTCTCACTCGGCTCCAAGATAAATTACAAGCGAATAATCTTAACGACAACCAAAGTGGCGGTAAAAGTAAAAACTGTCACAATGATAATAACAAAAGCAAAGAGAAAAAAGTTCTCGCCAGGCTACCACCAGGTGCTACAGCGGCCGGTGTCTATCCTTCACCCCCACCCCCTGGAGTCCTTGTCATAAGAACTCCTAGAGGTCCAGATGGAACCAAAGGTTTTGTGCGGAGGTAGCAGTACATGAatgctaatattaatattattataatccatCCAATAATTTCATCAATTATAGCCCATTGGACTTATATCTTTTGGAAGGTATGAAATGTGGTTATGTTATTTCACAATTTCTTAACAAATCAGATAGTTTTATTACttcttactttaatttatatgtacaatatttgtattgCTATGTACtatgaatataaacaaacaaattttctCATTGAAACTTGCTATCATTAAGTTTCTACTTTGCAAGTAAACATTCTCAATACAAATGCCAAAGAAGAAATTGTGAAATATACAACTAATTATGAGTGCTCATTTCAGggaacaaattatatatattgtaatattacaatattttagatAGACAACAAATTTATGAGATAGGCTCACTCACAGTCAATCGAAAGAGGTTTGaatcaaaaagtattattaaacatacatatttaaaaaataccacatGTTCTTATGTCAAGGATTGTTAACAGATCCTTAGTTAGATTGATGAATATATCAAACATGATTAGTAattctttaaaacaattaaattttatgaatataatacttttaagtTTTACATAATGACAttctacatattaattaaatagagaTAGCACATGTGGATTTTAAATAAGCAAACACATCCTCTAATGATTGAATGAATTTTCTAATGAACTTTGTTcatataattcatattgtgTTGAATTCTAGTGATATACATAGTAACCACaccataaatgtttatttatggtgcataattagataataatataaacacaacAGAGTATTTAGtcaacatcattacatagtatacaacaaagtcactttttctgtctctatatccctttgtatgcttaaatcctTAAAATGATGTtatggattttgatgtgttttttttaaaagataatgtgaatagagaagaaggtttttatatataatgcatgGAAAAATTCGTAAacaaacacttattattttaaaagttactacAGTGATGTCATGTCATTTCACCCATGTTGTGGGTTGCCACTATTATTTATAGTGCAGTACTTGAATCAGCCATCACAAGGTATGGTGCATTTCTGAGATATAATGTTAATGTTGCTTATTAACACAATGAGATTTTAGTAATCTTATGAATCCACTGTTATACTCATTTTTAGATGTATGCtgaatatcatatataatatacctcaattaagtttgtatataaatactcttttgtaaaagtatttataatcattaaaaattagaATCCTTTACATAAGAACATGTGGTAATCATTCATACCTTATTGTTTTTCATACCTCTTGCCCTGAAGTTTATTTGTGCTAAATGACATAAAAAGAACCTTTTATATCTAgcttttttacataattaaaaaatgttatagtgTAAGAATAATGTTACTTGTACATTTTAggctattattatgttttagttTAATGTGTTACTGCTTTGAGGTTCTGATATCATCTGAGGAATTTtgttaaagaaacattgatattaTGACTTGTGAAGTTTTGAAGTAAGGAGTGTTAACATCCCTAAAGCAAGTATCACATCTTAATTCTCATGGTGCACAAAGCTTTATCAGAAATTTTATATCTTGTCATGTTTGTATAACTTATTTTAGTCATGTCTACATATGGCATACTACATACAGCCTAGTCATTTGTTtagtgttgtttttattataaatgatggtaattttttttaatgaatagtcaacacttgttttttgtttagtgtttaaacttaaatatataacatacactGAGTGTACAGACTAttagttgtttgtttgttggaAACTAGCATACATTTCGTTAAATTGCTGTGTAAGGCTTGACCAAcacatactaaataaaataaaataaaggcttGTAACATTTAgtttgattttttaatgttttggcaACATTATAAGCATGGCAgatataatttttcttataaggctttatatataattcagtaatattatttagattacagttattatgtaaaattcacactttattgtgtattaaaaaaaaatacatgattttttatctgttctTTTGAGTAAAAAAAGCTATTCTTAACTGTGATAAACATTTTGatgtaatctaaataaaatctgaCATTAAATTTAGGTTAGCTTTAACATAATACTTGAGGATTGTGATATAGAAATAATCATCTATAACAAGCCTTATTATCccatcttttatttaataaatagataaataaataatttcattttaaatttaaataatatttaaagtttccTTGGCCAAAAGTATTGgatatttaattagatttttgtaAGTCAATAGAAAATTCgtactgtatattatataagtaaaaaattgGTATCATGGTTTATTTATCAATCCATACATATTTCAAATGGATTCGATCTGTAAGCATTACtagaaataacattataaaaattattggtTGAAATGATGGCTTCAAAATGGTAAATTGTAAAGAGCTTAAAATGGGAATCGTTACTTacctatttttgtaaatataacattttatataacaattgagtagttgatatattttttacaaagaaGTGAATCAGGTTAAGGCGATTTCATGTATTCAATAGGATTCTTTAGCCTTAATGATATTTGTAACagagaacaaattaaaaaatagttttctttttttttaatgtgtaaacattgtaatatttgaaaatggaacctATTCGTTTCAATAGCAAAAGAATTGATGGTGTGGAATTGATTTATCTGAGGcttacattttaaatgaacGCAAAATGTTGCAAGAATAAATATATCTCGAGATATTGTAGTTATAAGTTTATCAACTgacttgtaaataaaattttgtaatactaAACCTTATTAGTgccaattaacatatttattgctTGCATTAGATTtcgtgtatgtatgtttttcttTCGAACGTCGAGATGATCATCACAAAGCAT from Vanessa cardui chromosome 12, ilVanCard2.1, whole genome shotgun sequence encodes the following:
- the LOC124534116 gene encoding SUZ domain-containing protein 1-like isoform X1, translating into MAAQDEVDVCESWEDMDEIGLDRKIKLMSSVPPLKGCKVTNVIVEESACIGSQCVMPEPAIRILKRPSSLGSGQLNGESRARPVKTLEQRQKEYEEARLRILGEARSPEDVIDDKVKICFSLTRLQDKLQANNLNDNQSGGKSKNCHNDNNKSKEKKVLARLPPGATAAGVYPSPPPPGVLVIRTPRGPDGTKGFVRR
- the LOC124534116 gene encoding SUZ domain-containing protein 1-like isoform X2, translating into MAAQDEVDVCESWEDMDEIGLDRKIKLMSSVPPLKGCKVTNVIVEESACIGSQCVMPEPAIRILKRPSSLGSGQLNGESRARPVKTLEQRQKEYEEARLRILGEARSPEDVIDDNLTRLQDKLQANNLNDNQSGGKSKNCHNDNNKSKEKKVLARLPPGATAAGVYPSPPPPGVLVIRTPRGPDGTKGFVRR
- the LOC124533985 gene encoding DNA-directed RNA polymerase I subunit RPA1; translated protein: MDFNSRFTSAVTGLTSVHPDSIQFLMFNDEDIKKLSVAKITNMTSFDSMGNPTKAGLYDPALGPIRERNDFCTTCTNTLINCPGHFGHIELPLVVVNPLFIKNIYTLFRITCLKCFKIQMDDRMKFILKLQLELLDAGQVTAALDLENFVGDVKDNKKDDESPTKPNKVIRKYQKLLKNRDAISEIFQNKNTFKLRTKIINNFFKAITVSKTCLYCRSKLIKVTTSDNKIMYNLSAEGGGKGIKILMPDDLKLYCKAIEQNDEDILTHCFPILKYANTKPITSVFFMQVVPVLPPNVRPCNIVNGELIEHPQTNVYKTIMVTANNARVVLQVLTASDQQKAIDSLDQQPRQAYESVMGKSPPEKLHTLWQELQKHINQLLSCEGQGVTSQGLKQILEKKTGVIRMHMMGKRVNFAARSVITPDPNVDIDEIGIPDAFATKLTYPVPVTEWNVDELRKMVINGPNKHPGAEKLEVKNGRTIRIPPDSIEKRKSLAKKLLTPDEYKTSGVKIVHRHLVNGDVLILNRQPSLHKPSMMAHRARILKGEKTLRLHYANCKSYNADFDGDEMNAHFPQNEVARSEAYNIMSVRKQYLVPKDGTPLSGLIQDHVISGVRMSLRGTFFTKADYQQLVFQALSNHKGEIKLLPPTILKPVTLWSGKQVLSTIIINNIPKGKPYISLTGKAKISAKAWQKEPPRPWNYGGTPFSNSNEMSEAEVVIRKGELLCGVLDKTHYGATPYGLVHCMYDLYGGDSSSAVLSSFSKGFTFYLQWIGFTLGVKDILVVEEADKKRDEIISLVRQAGRVAGVKATELPADVDDNNLKDTIGEMLVKDPKFRANLDRQYKNMLDSYTNNINTVCLSEGLLEKFPSNNLQLMVQSGAKGSTVNTMQISCLLGQIELEGKRPPLMISGRSLPSFPPYDISPRAGGFIDGRFMTGIQPQEFFFHCMAGREGLIDTAVKTSRSGYLQRCLIKHLEGLSVAYDNTVRDADSSVIQFAYGEDGLDVLKCQFLKQSQLEFLDVNSNAVVAKSIIKKLKENTDSKIITKCQKSLKKWKKKYGNPFEKVRTSGFTQFSAIVKKDIDLDEKPTDETRDPYYWELEKMWRSLDEEEKQQYMRKPCPDPIPSKMSPEYKFGTINEQLDGLIQSYLKKRHEGSHNEYTEKDKFVEIIGAKYLFSMAAPGEPVGLLAAQSIGEPSTQMTLNTFHFAGRGDMNVTLGIPRLREILMTASAKLKTPSMDIPFKPNISGLNKKAERLRQKMNRVTVSDVLEKIDVQCEIVTSPQRQLKTTMRFMFLPHSQYKTQYALKPPQIIKHMQNKFFNEMFSVIRKQAKATCGVLWAAEKEKKRRTAGSDDEEDEEISAEPKDRADDNPEIDSSDDEGPNDDDDNTEIRNRKKRSEDQEYEDPESGEEERSEDEAEDEQQMKENDDEVEITQDINADDRKIMANVVENINSATNYTFDTKNHQWCELTVLFPIAFLRVDLSQALRDAAMRSVVYEIKNIKRAITNREKDVLYIKTEGINIVQMFKYNNLLDLNKLYSNDIHAIANTYGIEAANKVIIKEIQNVFNVYGITVDPRHLSLVADYMTYNGVFEPMSRKGMEASTSPLQQMSFESSLIFLKEAVLNSKKDFIRSASSCLMMGQPCRSGTGAFSVQHYSKVVS